DNA from Roseomonas gilardii subsp. gilardii:
TGGCGCCGCTGGGCCGCCAGGGCATTCTCCCGGGCAGCCAGTTCGGCTTCGGCGGTGCGGGCCCGGCGGGCCAGCCTCAGGGCGGCGACCCCCAGGCCCAGCGCGGCCAGCAGGGCCGCGAGAGCGAGGGGCAGCAGAATCGAAACGGGGTCCATTTCCCCCCATTATAGAGGGGAATGGTTAAAAGCCCGCGAAGATTACGCCGCCTGCTTCTTGACCTGGGCGCGCTCGATGCGGCGCTTCAGGGTCAGGGCCTCGGTGCCGAGCTTCCGGTCGGGGGTGCCGAGCAGGAAGGAGTCGAGACCGCCATTGTGCTCCACCGTGCGGATGCCGTTGGTGGTCAGGCGAAGCTGCACCGCCGTGCCGAGCACATCGGAGAAGAAGGACGCCTGCTGCAGGTTGGGCAGGTAACGGCGGCGGGTCTTGTTGTTGGCGTGGCTGACGTTGTTGCCGGTCAGCACGCCCTTGCCGGTGATGTCACAGCGGCGGGCCATGTCGTTAAACCTCGAATTCGCGAACGCGCGGGAAGGGCGGCCCTATGGCCCACCCGGCCCGTGACGTCAAGTTTTGTTGCCCCGCCGAAGGGTCCGGCCAGGGTTGCCCAGCCCCTCCGGGGCGGGATTCAGTGGGAGCCGCGCATGCTCTCCAGTTCGCCGCGCTCCACCGATTCGAGGGCGCTGCGCAGCACGCGGGCGATGGCCTTGTCCTCCATCGAGCGCGCCATCAGCCCCAGCGCGCCGCCCAGCAGGGCCGAGGCGACCGAGATCGGGGCGATGTTCTGCTCCGTCATGTACTCGATGGCCTTGTCCACGATGGAGCCGGCATGGCTCAGATCCTCCGGGGCCATTTCGTCGAGCTTGTTGTTCCCCGGGTTGTCAGACGCCATCAGGGGCTCTCCTCAAGAATGCAGTCGGGCGCAACATGGTCACGCCGTGGCCGGGGTGGAAGCCCCTTCGGCCAGGCCGTGCCGGCGGCGGGCGGCTCCCGCGCCCCGGTCCGCGTCCAGATCGGCGGCCGCGGCGGCCTCGGCGGCGGCCACCGCCTCGGACTGCCGCCGCCACATCGCGGCGTAAAGCCCGTCCTCGGCCAGCAGGCGCGCATGGCTGCCCCGCTCGGCCACCCGCCCGTCCTGCAGCACGATGATCTCGTCGGCATCCACCACGGTGGAAAGCCGGTGCGCGATCACCAGCGTGGTCCGCCCCTGGGCCACGCCGCGCAGGGCGGACTGGATCTCGCTCTCGGTGCGGGTGTCGAGGGCGCTGGTGGCCTCGTCGAGAATCAGCACACGCGGGTCCTTCAGGATGGTCCGGGCGATGGCCACACGCTGCTTCTCGCCGCCCGAGAGCTTCAGCCCCCGCTCGCCGACCCGCGTGTCGTAGCCGTCGGGCAGGCGCAGCACGAAGTCGTGCACCTGGGCGAGCCTCGCCGCCTGCTCGATCTCCTCCTGGGTCGCGTCTGGGCGGCCATAGGCGATGTTGTAGCGGATGGTGTCGTTGAACAGTACCGTGTCCTGCGGCACCACGCCGATGGCGGCGCGCAGGCTCTCCTGCGTCACGTCGCGGATGTCCTGCCCGTCCACCAGCACCCGGCCGGCGGAGGTGTCGTAGAAGCGGAACAGCAGGCGGGAGATGGTGGACTTCCCCGCCCCCGTCGGCCCGACGATGGCCAGCGTCCGCCCCGGCGGCACGGTGAAGGAGACGCCCTTCAGGATCTCCCGGTCCGGCCGGTAGCCGAAGCGCACCGCCTCGAACCGCACCTCGCCGGGCCCCGCCGCCAGGGCCGGGGCGCCGGGGCGGTCGGCCACCTCCCGCTCCTCTTGCATCAGGGTGAACATGGCATCCATGTCCACCAGCCCCTGCTTCACCTCCCGGTACACGAAGCCCAGCATGTTCAGCGGCAGGTAGAGCTGGATCAGGTAGGTGTTCACCAGCACGAAGTCGCCGACCGTCATGCTGCCCGCGGCCACGCGGCTGGCCGCCATCAGCATCACCGTGGTCAGCCCCACGGCGATGATCGCCGCCTGGCCGGCGTTCAGCATGTTCAGCGTGGTCTCGGAGCGCGTATAGGCGCGCTCGTAGCGGGCGAGCGAGGCGTCGTAGCGCCGCTCCTCATGCCGCTCATTGCCGAAATACTTCACCGTCTCGTAGTTCAGCAGGCTGTCCACCGCCTTGCTGTTGGCGTCCTGGTCCATCTCGTTCATCGCCCGGCGGAAGCGCAGCCGCCAGTTCGTGAAGGTGAGCGTGAAGGCGATGT
Protein-coding regions in this window:
- the rpmB gene encoding 50S ribosomal protein L28, which gives rise to MARRCDITGKGVLTGNNVSHANNKTRRRYLPNLQQASFFSDVLGTAVQLRLTTNGIRTVEHNGGLDSFLLGTPDRKLGTEALTLKRRIERAQVKKQAA
- a CDS encoding ABCB family ABC transporter ATP-binding protein/permease, which gives rise to MAESPPARTGGNHVQTLRNLAPYLWPRNETGLRVRVVLALALLVCAKVANVYVPMAYARAVDALTPHATAAGGMAAVAAVPVALVLGYGLLRVASSLFAELRDAVFVKVQARAARRIALQVFQHLHALSLRFHLDRQTGGLSRVIERGTRGINFVLDFMLFNIIPTIFEILLVAAILWKMFSFAFAAVTLGTIGLYIAFTLTFTNWRLRFRRAMNEMDQDANSKAVDSLLNYETVKYFGNERHEERRYDASLARYERAYTRSETTLNMLNAGQAAIIAVGLTTVMLMAASRVAAGSMTVGDFVLVNTYLIQLYLPLNMLGFVYREVKQGLVDMDAMFTLMQEEREVADRPGAPALAAGPGEVRFEAVRFGYRPDREILKGVSFTVPPGRTLAIVGPTGAGKSTISRLLFRFYDTSAGRVLVDGQDIRDVTQESLRAAIGVVPQDTVLFNDTIRYNIAYGRPDATQEEIEQAARLAQVHDFVLRLPDGYDTRVGERGLKLSGGEKQRVAIARTILKDPRVLILDEATSALDTRTESEIQSALRGVAQGRTTLVIAHRLSTVVDADEIIVLQDGRVAERGSHARLLAEDGLYAAMWRRQSEAVAAAEAAAAADLDADRGAGAARRRHGLAEGASTPATA